CATAAAATTTATATCATCTTGCTTATATCTTTCTAAACTTGTTCCTTTAGGTATATATCTTCTTAATATTCTATGTATATTCTCTACATTTGCTTTTTGATAAGGTTTTGCTGGGTCACAATAAAATATTTCACATCTTTTACTTTTAGTAGTATAACCTCTAGTTATTTCCTTATACTTTAAAAACTCGCTTCCTCTATCTGATAACATAATCCCAAATATCTTTCTAAAATTTGTGAAACCTATATTTTTTTCAATATTATCAAATACCTTAATAACTTCTTGAGGTGTTTTACTATTTAACTTAAAACCTAACATAAATTGTATTGATGGAATAAACATAGTTAAT
This is a stretch of genomic DNA from Pseudostreptobacillus hongkongensis. It encodes these proteins:
- a CDS encoding transposase, with translation LTMFIPSIQFMLGFKLNSKTPQEVIKVFDNIEKNIGFTNFRKIFGIMLSDRGSEFLKYKEITRGYTTKSKRCEIFYCDPAKPYQKANVENIHRILRRYIPKGTSLERYKQDDINFMISNINSLIKEKYGNKTPIEMFKARFGKTLLSKLSIEEISPEDVSFYSYTL